One Brassica napus cultivar Da-Ae chromosome C4, Da-Ae, whole genome shotgun sequence genomic region harbors:
- the LOC106392119 gene encoding myb-like protein X, protein MFRSSPRRGQRSKGFKVKHCIQLTLLLGVGIWLLYQVKHSLEKKALFEESAKAVVGERVVKLGRKDLNPGAVVEEEGESFNDKEAETRIDEVGEDKEKESEGSGNDDSSNSEESSEVEVKDENGGAEESEESKEKNETEIEENKENSGGTEEREESITEEKKDNDGTEESEESKEKSDTEEKIEEVTDESEGKEKKDGEGEEARENNYKGDDASSEVIHETDEKTGEKVEVEEDKTGEPEDAVIKSVLSTDNEGSSSDEKNTGSSSDEIKSEGESMENNEMVEKEGFNDSNGDLPESNHSPFNATETNDESESTIKTGEDETRKSTGSEDGSSQETKKEEEDGKEKVESSEVSSQEESKDKETETKEKEESSSQEESKDKEAETKEKEESSSQEETKEGETKTKEKEESTSQEESKDKETETKEKQESSSQEETKDKETEAKEKEESTSQEETKDKEAETKEKELSSSQEQSKDNETETKEKEASILQEKNEDKETEKVVKEEESSSQEEAKDKETETNEKEESSSQEKPEDKEPEKIEKEESSSNDSQGNESTDSEKKEQVEETEKQDTSYSSKENGNTEEKQSEDASETSQTESDNKNGEIEEVVNQNDQEHSDASSDNSLPQEVKDVRTDLETLPDSGNGGGNSDNVAAE, encoded by the coding sequence ATGTTTAGATCCTCGCCACGGAGAGGACAGAGATCAAAGGGGTTCAAGGTGAAGCATTGTATACAGCTGACTCTGTTGCTTGGCGTTGGGATATGGTTGCTTTATCAAGTGAAGCATTCTCTTGAGAAGAAGGCTTTGTTTGAAGAGAGTGCGAAGGCTGTTGTTGGTGAGAGAGTTGTGAAGCTTGGGAGGAAAGATCTTAACCCTGGTGCTGTCGTTGAGGAAGAAGGTGAGAGTTTTAATGATAAAGAGGCTGAGACAAGAATTGATGAggttggagaggataaggagaAGGAAAGTGAGGGAAGTGGGAATGATGATTCGTCCAATAGTGAAGAAAGTAGTGAGGTTGAGGTGAAGGATGAGAATGGCGGTGCAGAAGAAAGCGAGGAGAGTAAAGAGAAGAATGAGACTGAGATTGAAGAGAATAAAGAAAATAGCGGAGGTACCGAAGAACGCGAGGAGAGTATAACTGAGGAGAAGAAAGACAATGACGGTACAGAAGAGAGTGAGGAGAGTAAAGAGAAGAGTGATACAGAGGAGAAGATAGAGGAGGTGACTGATGAGAGTGAagggaaggagaagaaggatgGTGAAGGTGAAGAAGCAAGAGAGAATAATTACAAGGGAGATGATGCTTCTAGTGAGGTGATTCATGAGACAGATGAGAAGACTGGTGAGAAGGTGGAAGTGGAGGAAGACAAGACTGGAGAACCGGAAGACGCTGTTATTAAGAGTGTTTTGTCGACTGATAATGAGGGAAGCAGCAGTGACGAGAAGAACACTGGTTCGTCCTCAGATGAAATAAAATCTGAGGGTGAATCTATGGAGAATAATGAGATGGTGGAGAAGGAAGGGTTTAATGATTCTAATGGTGACTTGCCTGAGTCTAATCATTCACCATTTAATGCAACAGAGACTAATGATGAGTCTGAGTCTACTATAAAGACGGGTGAAGATGAGACCAGGAAGTCAACAGGATCTGAAGATGGAAGTTCTCAAGAAacgaaaaaagaagaagaagatgggaaagAGAAAGTAGAATCTTCTGAAGTCTCATCTCAAGAAGAAAGTAAAGACAAGGAAACagagacaaaagagaaagaagagtcTTCGTCTCAAGAGGAAAGTAAAGACAAGGAAgcagaaacaaaagagaaagaagagtcTTCATCTCAAGAGGAAACTAAAGAAGGAGAAACCAAGacaaaagagaaggaagagtctaCGTCTCAAGAAGAATCTAAAGACAAAGAAACCGAGACAAAGGAGAAGCAAGAGTCTTCGTCCCAAGAAGAAACTAAAGACAAAGAAACCGAGGCaaaggagaaggaagagtctaCGTCTCAAGAGGAAACTAAAGACAAAGAAGCTGAGACAAAGGAGAAAGAATTGTCATCTTCTCAAGAGCAATCTAAAGACAATGAAActgagacaaaagagaaagaagcttCTATATTGCAAGAGAAGAATGAAGACAAGGAAACCGAGAAAGTTGTGAAAGAGGAAGAGTCTTCGTCTCAAGAGGAAGCAAAAGAcaaagaaacggagacaaacgAGAAAGAAGAGTCCTCTTCCCAAGAGAAACCAGAAGACAAGGAACCTGAGAAAATCGAGAAAGAAGAGTCTTCTTCCAATGATTCACAGGGAAATGAAAGTACTGATAGTGAGAAGAAGGAACAAGTTGAGGAAACTGAGAAACAAGACACAAGTTATTCCAGCAAAGAAAATGGCAACACTGAAGAAAAGCAATCAGAGGATGCTTCAGAAACTTCACAAACAGAGTCAGACAACAAGAATGGTGAGATAGAAGAGGTGGTGAATCAGAACGATCAAGAGCATTCTGATGCATCTTCAGACAATAGCCTTCCTCAAGAAGTGAAAGATGTCCGTACTGATCTTGAAACTTTGCCAGATTCTGGCAATGGTGGTGGCAACAGTGATAACGTTGCAGCTGAGTAG